One segment of Chthoniobacterales bacterium DNA contains the following:
- a CDS encoding RNA pseudouridine synthase → MTFRSEIKGALSATDAAGANQASDFSIVAEHEDFVVVEKPPFLLVHPTKPGNVRTLWGELKQLLAFEIANGGQVSIVNRLDRETSGLVLVAKNANAARRFGLLMQQQRIAKEYRAIIWGWPGWETTTVDAPLARQGAHGPSAIWLKQAIHPAGVPARTEFRVETRFAGEGGERFAIIRAFPKTGRTHQIRVHAASLGHPLVGDKIYGPDEKLYLEFIKTGWTPKLQGQLLLPRHALHSAALQIDAQERWTSDLPPDLAAFVRPDF, encoded by the coding sequence GTGACATTCCGGAGCGAGATCAAGGGAGCTTTATCCGCCACGGACGCCGCCGGTGCAAACCAGGCGAGCGACTTCTCGATCGTGGCCGAGCACGAGGATTTTGTCGTAGTGGAGAAGCCGCCGTTTCTACTGGTCCATCCCACGAAGCCTGGCAACGTGCGCACGCTCTGGGGCGAACTGAAACAGCTTCTGGCCTTTGAAATCGCCAATGGCGGACAGGTCTCCATCGTGAACCGCCTGGACCGGGAAACCAGCGGGCTTGTCCTGGTGGCGAAGAACGCGAACGCAGCCCGGCGCTTCGGTCTCCTGATGCAGCAACAACGGATCGCCAAAGAATATCGGGCGATTATCTGGGGCTGGCCCGGCTGGGAAACGACCACCGTGGACGCGCCCCTGGCGCGGCAAGGCGCGCATGGGCCGTCCGCAATCTGGCTTAAACAGGCGATTCACCCGGCGGGCGTTCCTGCCCGGACGGAGTTTCGCGTCGAAACCCGATTCGCCGGCGAGGGTGGCGAACGTTTCGCGATCATCCGCGCTTTTCCCAAAACCGGCCGGACTCACCAGATTCGGGTGCACGCCGCGTCGCTGGGTCATCCCCTGGTGGGAGACAAAATTTATGGACCCGACGAAAAGCTTTATCTGGAATTCATCAAGACAGGCTGGACGCCGAAATTGCAGGGGCAACTCCTGCTGCCCCGCCACGCACTTCACTCGGCCGCTTTGCAGATCGATGCCCAGGAACGATGGACCAGCGATCTTCCGCCCGACCTGGCCGCCTTTGTTCGCCCTGACTTTTGA
- a CDS encoding ABC transporter ATP-binding protein codes for MISLRNVTREYKTGERTVHALGGVSLEIARREFVAVRGPSGCGKSTLIHLLAGLDHPTAGEIFVDDLALHTADDAALTQFRRRQVGLVFQFFNLLPTMNVRENISFPLLLQGVSPREIDERAAELIELVGLGERSEHFVHQLSGGEQQRTAIARALVHRPSLLIADEPTGNLDSQSAASVMELLEKIGREAMTTLIVVTHSNEVARAASRRVEMRDGRVVGDSAS; via the coding sequence TTGATCTCGCTCCGGAATGTCACGCGCGAATATAAGACCGGCGAGCGCACGGTGCACGCTCTTGGCGGCGTCTCGCTCGAGATTGCGCGCCGCGAGTTCGTGGCCGTCCGTGGCCCCAGCGGTTGTGGCAAGAGCACGCTCATTCACCTTCTGGCCGGACTCGATCATCCAACGGCCGGTGAGATTTTTGTCGATGACCTCGCTCTGCACACGGCGGACGATGCGGCCCTAACCCAATTCCGGCGCCGCCAAGTCGGCCTCGTCTTTCAGTTCTTCAACCTTCTGCCGACCATGAATGTTCGGGAGAACATCTCTTTTCCCCTGCTTTTGCAGGGGGTCTCCCCGCGGGAAATCGACGAGCGAGCCGCGGAATTGATCGAATTGGTCGGGCTGGGGGAGCGGTCGGAGCATTTCGTTCATCAACTCAGCGGGGGCGAACAACAGCGGACGGCGATTGCCCGCGCCCTGGTGCATCGCCCATCGCTCCTGATCGCGGACGAACCTACGGGTAATCTCGACTCGCAATCCGCGGCATCGGTCATGGAGCTTCTGGAGAAGATCGGACGGGAAGCGATGACGACGCTTATCGTGGTCACCCACAGCAACGAAGTCGCCCGCGCCGCCAGTCGCCGGGTGGAGATGCGCGACGGCCGGGTCGTGGGCGATTCCGCTTCCTAG
- the accB gene encoding acetyl-CoA carboxylase biotin carboxyl carrier protein, which translates to MELKDIKAVIDLMRKNDLSVFEMEKDGFKLKLQKGAEQTLYSAAAAAPPAPLAAPAPAAAPLAPAPAPEAQTGGALKDILSPMVGTFYRAGSPESPAFTDVGKEVTEESVVCIIEAMKVMNEIKAEVKGVVAEVVAENGKPVQFGQVLFRVK; encoded by the coding sequence TTGGAACTCAAAGACATCAAAGCCGTCATCGACCTGATGAGGAAGAACGACTTGTCGGTCTTCGAAATGGAGAAGGACGGGTTTAAGCTCAAATTGCAGAAGGGCGCGGAACAGACCCTCTATTCGGCGGCCGCGGCTGCTCCTCCGGCCCCCTTGGCGGCGCCGGCACCTGCGGCTGCGCCGCTGGCTCCAGCCCCGGCGCCGGAAGCTCAAACGGGCGGAGCGCTCAAGGACATCCTCTCGCCCATGGTAGGCACGTTTTACCGGGCCGGTTCGCCGGAATCGCCTGCCTTTACCGACGTGGGCAAAGAGGTCACCGAAGAATCCGTCGTCTGCATTATCGAGGCGATGAAAGTCATGAACGAAATCAAAGCGGAAGTAAAAGGGGTGGTCGCCGAGGTGGTGGCCGAGAACGGCAAGCCGGTCCAATTCGGCCAGGTCCTGTTCCGGGTGAAATGA